In the Myxocyprinus asiaticus isolate MX2 ecotype Aquarium Trade chromosome 31, UBuf_Myxa_2, whole genome shotgun sequence genome, ggcagagcccctctgccccagtctccatgttgtagtaattcctcccccattgggcaggatctaccttgaaggttcttcacatggttggaaagaccatgtgacgtatacttccacttaaatatcccccctcttggggcgaggtgtggtctccgcggtgtcctccccttgggagggacaccccccaactagacttgtctccaaaaagggccgttcgacactcataactgtgttgggggaggttacgtgtcaacctggtgtgctggctatgaggcacacagcaagtctgcccaccacacaccgccagttcacgtaacacagttcagccttgtggcgttttgtatagggacccctagcgtcactacatcgacaccaacgtcgagtgagtgacggatagggaacgtcatgcttactggtgtaacctccgctccctgatggagggaacgagacgttggtccctcctgccacaacgctgaactacccgctgaaatggccggaccttatatcggctcctcagcgtaaaacctgaatgagtggttgcataccagctccttttatacccgtatgttcgggggagtggcatgcaaataccactcgccaattttcattggccttttatcaaagaccagaggtgtctcgggctcccaagagtgacccctagtgtcactacatcgacaccaacgtctcgtttcctccatcagggaacggaggttacaccagtaaccatgacgataaaGAAATAAACAGGAGACCATTTCTTAGAAGAAACCACTGAATAAAATAGGGGTCTTTTTTTTAACCCCCTTCATGCATATTTCGTGCAGATTTCTGGGATCATACATCCTAGGGTTGAATCACTGTAACAAATTTCTGTGTTATGATTGTGCACTTGAGGAAGCTATTATCCCCTAAGTTACTTCAGAGTGACTGTTCCTTTTAATGTTCCATGAACTTTCAGGGTTATCATGGTTAGGAAATCCAAGAGAGTATTTCTAGCTGATGTGTTAGAATTGatacatactgtatgcaagcaTTAGACATATTTGACTAACAAACAGACTATAAAATGTGTCAGTTTATTTAACTTAAGTTAGGCATAATGCATTATTTAACATATTACAAATGAGTGTTACAATTGTCCCGGGGTAGTGTTACAACCATACCCAGCATGGGAATTGAAAGATGGAAAGACAGTACAGGAGAAAATGAAAACATCATGATTTCTCAagattactgttaattttgcatgTCAAAGGGAAAGACAAACATTGATACTCTGGTTGTGTCAGTTTGGgtccatgttttattttattcattattgcAAAGGAAAGAAACATTGGAGACACAATGTACAGCAAAAGCATCACAACAGAGACACAATAAaaagaactgtatcagcagagcTCAGACAAACATGCTAATGTAATCTTTGATTACATAGGGGAATTATTCTATTTAATTTACATGGTCATGGGTTCACTGatattggaaaaaataaaataaaaaataatcaaacaacaTCCACATACTTTAATTTACCCACTAGATGGCGGTGAAGGACTAGAGTGAAAATCGTTTATGTAAGATTCTAGTGGTGCAGGTTTGAAACCATACACTCGTGACATTGATTTGCTCACAAAAGTTATTCAAACGTCTTTGGAAACATTTAATCTTTCTCCACTTTGTTTTTTGTGGGGTCAGTAACTAAAGATATATGTTGAACAGCTCTGATGCTTAAAATATTAGTGAaagaatgaatgttgcatttatgttGCATTAAGTGAAAGAAGATTGCATATGCCTATCACCCCAGTTGTCTTCTTACACTTGAAGTAAAGGCCGTTCAGCAAACAACTGGACAGAGAACCATGTCTCATCTGTAGTTAACAGCTAAAGTCTCTATTTTCCTTCttacattaaaaatacacaaCATTAGGGAGAATTTGTTATCACATTCATActacaaataattaatatttcaaatgtaatttaattcataataataaaaaaaagacaaaaaaaaattgcagtcATTTTGGAATACTCTCTCTTAGTGGTGCAGATCTGTTTTTAAGGACTTTTCGAATTAAGTCTTTGATTTCAGCTGtgtttaaaacataaataataggATTTAGCATTGGTGTAACAGCATATGCCAGAGATGTGCTGATGACTCTCGtattgggagagagagaaagcatgaGTGCAGCTGTGTATGTGCTGATAATGGGAAGAAAAAACATTCCTACTAACAACAGGTGAGAAACACAGGTCTTCAGGGCCTTGAAACGCCCTTCCCAAGTTGTAATTCTGCTTACAGCTAAAAAAATACCAAGATATGACAGGACTATAATGATCAATGGTGCTAGAAGGCATAAAACTGTGTTGAGGATTCCCATGAAAATATTAATGCTATTGCCATTACATGCCAACCTATACACTGGTCCATGGTCACAAAAATAACTTTGTATCACATTGGATTTACAGAATGAAAGTCGGGTGATCAAAGACACTGTCAGTGCTATCAGAAAAGCATTAAATGCCCATATTGCTGAAAAAATTACAGACATACTGGTATTAGTAACAATGGCATGGTATCTTAGTGGCAAGCAAATTGCAATGAAGCGATCATATGCCAGGACAACAAGTATAAAACTTTTCATAGCATTAAAGaggaacacaaaaaacatgtttgcCAAACAAGAATTGTAGGAGATGTACTGTGACTCAAAAAGAAAAGTCTTCATCATGTTAGGAATCAGGGCATTAGTTTCACCAATGTCAGCCAAGGCCAAGTTAAATACACCAATGTACTTTGGACTGTGCAGACTCCGTTCAAGAGCTATAATGACAAGAACTACAGAGTTCCCAATTACAGCAATAATATAAgtgaaaaataagaaaagataGTAACAACTGCTGTATGGTATACCTGAAAGTCCAGTGATGAAAAAATATTCAGGATGCACAATGGAGATATTTTGAGAAAAAGTGGCATTTATGGCACTCATGGTAACTCTGCATTTGGTGTTCTGCCCAAGCTGAAAATAGAAATGACCAGAAAGACATAatcaaaacttgttttttttttttttttttttaaatccagggaataaaaaaagaaaatgataattTCACATTTGTTACAACTTTTGTAAAATCTTGGAAATATAACTTTACaacatgtacacttgcaaacacaacataatattggAATCACAGACCTGTATGCATGAACATAAAAATACTTGTTACTGTTCAACATCTGGTGAGCTGCTTTGAATTACTC is a window encoding:
- the LOC127421925 gene encoding olfactory receptor 52E8-like, producing the protein MSAINATFSQNISIVHPEYFFITGLSGIPYSSCYYLFLFFTYIIAVIGNSVVLVIIALERSLHSPKYIGVFNLALADIGETNALIPNMMKTFLFESQYISYNSCLANMFFVFLFNAMKSFILVVLAYDRFIAICLPLRYHAIVTNTSMSVIFSAIWAFNAFLIALTVSLITRLSFCKSNVIQSYFCDHGPVYRLACNGNSINIFMGILNTVLCLLAPLIIIVLSYLGIFLAVSRITTWEGRFKALKTCVSHLLLVGMFFLPIISTYTAALMLSLSPNTRVISTSLAYAVTPMLNPIIYVLNTAEIKDLIRKVLKNRSAPLRESIPK